A region of Thermococcus barossii DNA encodes the following proteins:
- a CDS encoding metal-dependent hydrolase has translation MMWYTHVVFGVLFYLIAVLFGAPMSLINIGMAAFGALMPDIDHPKSYISTKLPGGTVMPRFVEHRGATHTIEAAFLITALVGGLAYWITDSYWPGMAFFLGYISHLFADTLTVSGIKWSRFSSFHPRGKIRTGTRGEGLVLILVTFTTLVLFAYLLLPEETSRNLGWVMLMALIATFAIIGKKLKRLK, from the coding sequence ATGATGTGGTACACCCACGTTGTCTTCGGGGTTCTCTTCTACCTAATAGCGGTGCTCTTCGGCGCCCCGATGAGCTTAATCAACATCGGAATGGCAGCCTTTGGGGCCTTAATGCCCGACATAGACCACCCCAAGTCCTACATCTCTACCAAGCTCCCCGGTGGAACGGTCATGCCCCGGTTCGTTGAGCACAGGGGCGCCACCCACACAATAGAGGCGGCTTTTTTAATAACCGCCCTCGTTGGCGGCCTTGCCTACTGGATAACCGACAGCTACTGGCCAGGCATGGCGTTCTTCCTCGGTTACATCTCCCACCTCTTCGCGGACACCCTGACGGTCTCGGGGATAAAGTGGAGCCGCTTTTCGAGCTTCCACCCGAGGGGGAAGATAAGAACCGGAACGCGGGGGGAGGGGCTGGTTCTGATACTGGTCACCTTCACCACGCTGGTGCTCTTCGCCTACCTGCTCCTGCCAGAGGAGACGAGCCGGAACCTGGGCTGGGTCATGCTGATGGCGTTGATAGCGACATTCGCGATAATAGGGAAGAAGCTGAAGAGGTTGAAGTGA
- the glmM gene encoding phosphoglucosamine mutase: MGKYFGTSGIREVVNEKLTPELALNVGRALGTFLEGGTVVVGMDTRTSGEMLKQALISGLLSTGVDVIDIGLAPTPLTGFAIKLYEADAGVTITASHNPPEYNGIKVWQANGMAYTPEMENRLEAILESGNFRKAPWNEIGALRKADPREEYIKAALDMVHLENSYTVVIDSGNGAGSVLSPYLQRELGNRVISLNSHPSGFFVRELEPNAKSLSMLAKTVKAMGADVGIAHDGDADRIGVVDDEGNFLEYEVMLSLIAGYMLRKFGKGKIVTTVDAGFALDDYVRPLRGEVVRTRVGDVAVADELARHGGVFGGEPSGTWIIPEWNLTPDGIFAGALVIEMIDRLGPLSELAKEVPRYVTLRAKIPCPNEKKARAMALIAEEALRSFDYERLIDIDGVRIEGADWWILFRPSGTEPIMRITLEAHTEEKAKALMEKTEEIVRRAVGRA; this comes from the coding sequence ATGGGGAAGTACTTCGGAACCAGCGGGATTCGAGAGGTCGTCAACGAAAAGCTGACCCCGGAGCTCGCCCTCAACGTCGGAAGGGCCCTCGGGACGTTTCTCGAAGGGGGAACGGTCGTCGTAGGCATGGACACAAGGACGAGCGGCGAGATGTTAAAGCAAGCTTTAATAAGCGGCCTCCTCTCAACCGGGGTCGATGTCATAGACATAGGCCTCGCGCCCACGCCCCTTACCGGCTTTGCAATCAAACTCTATGAAGCGGATGCCGGCGTCACCATAACCGCCTCCCACAATCCCCCGGAGTACAACGGCATAAAGGTCTGGCAGGCCAACGGAATGGCCTACACCCCCGAGATGGAGAACAGACTTGAGGCTATTCTGGAGTCCGGAAACTTCAGGAAGGCCCCGTGGAACGAGATTGGAGCGCTCAGAAAAGCCGACCCGAGGGAGGAGTACATAAAAGCCGCCCTCGATATGGTTCACCTTGAGAATTCCTACACCGTTGTTATCGATTCGGGCAACGGGGCAGGCTCTGTTCTCAGCCCCTACCTCCAGCGCGAGCTGGGGAACAGGGTTATAAGCCTCAACTCCCACCCGAGCGGGTTCTTCGTTAGAGAGCTTGAGCCGAACGCCAAGAGCCTCTCGATGCTGGCCAAGACAGTTAAGGCCATGGGCGCCGATGTTGGGATAGCGCACGACGGCGACGCGGACAGGATTGGAGTTGTGGACGATGAGGGCAACTTCCTGGAGTATGAGGTCATGCTGAGCCTCATAGCCGGCTACATGCTGAGGAAGTTCGGAAAGGGGAAGATAGTTACTACCGTCGATGCCGGTTTTGCCCTCGATGACTACGTTAGGCCACTCCGCGGTGAGGTCGTGAGGACCCGCGTTGGAGATGTGGCCGTTGCCGACGAACTGGCCAGACACGGCGGGGTCTTCGGCGGCGAGCCGAGCGGGACGTGGATAATACCGGAGTGGAACCTAACGCCGGACGGTATTTTCGCCGGGGCGCTGGTCATTGAAATGATCGACAGGCTCGGCCCGCTGAGCGAACTCGCTAAAGAAGTCCCGCGCTACGTGACGCTTCGCGCCAAGATACCCTGCCCCAACGAAAAGAAGGCCAGGGCGATGGCGCTCATAGCCGAGGAAGCCCTCAGGAGCTTCGACTACGAGAGGCTCATAGACATCGACGGCGTTAGGATAGAGGGTGCCGACTGGTGGATTCTGTTTAGGCCGAGCGGGACGGAGCCGATAATGCGCATAACCCTCGAAGCGCACACAGAGGAAAAAGCGAAGGCGCTGATGGAAAAGACCGAGGAGATCGTGAGGAGGGCGGTGGGGAGGGCCTGA